In Brettanomyces bruxellensis chromosome 7, complete sequence, the sequence CACACTTTATGCTACCTGCTAAACCACGCTAAGTCTGTATTTTCACCTCTTTTCACTActtattttccattttctggCCCTTACCAcctattttctatttcctGCCTCCTAGTACCTATTTTCTATTCCCTAACTCCTACtaccttcttctttcttagTACCTACTAACTCCTATCGCTGGAATGCATCTATTAACTCTACTCATTGCATACTATCTACTCAAATATGCCCACAATCCCTCATTTATGCTCTCTTCCGTCTTTTCGACCACCTCAACTTCTTCCCATCCTTACCCCTCTTTTTCCCTCCCCTCCCTTTAGTCAATCCTCTAATTGGTACACCCTCCTGAGCACGCTCACCTTCAACAACCGGCATTCCAACCTCGCTTCTGTCTCTTTTTCCTAACACATTGTGTGCCCTGCCTATCACGCTTCTCTGTTTTTGTGTAAGATTACTGTCAAAGTGGTCACGTGCTCTCTTCTTGCGCTTTTCTCCCTGCTTCATGGTCTTTTTGATCGATTTGCAGCGTGCAATTCTCAATTTCCGTGGCTTTTCACCGCCCGTCAGCTTTTGGCCATTTAGCAAAAGAGCCTTTTCAACATAATTCACATCCTTAAACTGAACGATTGCAAAGCCCTTTCCAAAGTTTGTTTTCGTGTCTCTCACAATTCTAACATTGGTCACAACACTATCTGAGACTGAGTCTTCCTCCTTGTCCTCTGACTCCTCCAGTTTCTCGCTGAAAAACTTCCATAGCGATTCCTCATTTTCCTCAAAGCCAAGATTTCCAACAAACACACAGAGCTTGTTCTCCTGCTTGCGGGGATGTGTAAGATGATCAATTCTAAGATGGTGATCCATGAAAATGACGCCGTTCAACTCGATGGCCTTCAAAGAGTCCTCCTCGTTTTTGAACACAATGTAACTGTTCACAACTGCATTCTCGTCCACTTTTTTCGTAATGTATGCTGCTTTTCTAGAAGCTCCTGTCTCCGTGTGCAAAGATCTGAATCTGAGCGATTGGATTGGCTGTCTCTCTATGTTTGGGTCCCCCTTCACATAGTCTGTAAACACCCGcttgaatttcttgatgCTTTGTTTGTTCTTCATTGCAGCACTTGGAACATTACCAACAAATATTGTTCTTTCTGCCTTTTTCATCTCCTCCGTTTTCATAATGATGTTTTTCGCCTCTGGAGCTGGTTTTGTCTCTTGtccattttccttttcctgtTCCGTCCTTGATGCTTCATCTTTTGCTCCTttaacttcttctttgtcTTTCACCTCTTCCTTgtcttcctcctcttcctcttctttctcctcttcttcctcatcttcttccttacTCTCGTTCTTCTCTAACTTTGCAAAATACCTCGCTTCCAAATCAGGatcctcctcatcttcctttttctcctcattCTCCTGCTTCAtctttgctttctctttacgactcttcttcctctccCTCTTTTCTGCCTCTTGTAGCTCTCTCAACTTTTGTTCCTCCAGATGctccttctcctcttctttctgctcCTCCAGCTTTCTATCAACGTGTATCACATGCCttttattctctttcttctgaatATCCTGCTTATTGAGCTTGGAAGACTTTCCAAACAATCCTCCCAGTGACTTTCCATtctctgctttctttcccttGCTTCCTCCCCAAAACAAACTCGAGATTATTCCTGACATCACTGTTGTATTCAAATATACGTGCTTCTTATTTATCTCAATACTTATGTTATATATACAGGTTATAGTCCTATGCCGGAGCTGAAAGCTAGGATAGAAAAAACAATttctgaaaaaagaaatacctgaaaaaattttccccgtcttttttccctcGAGTATctctatctatctatctcTCCATaccaacaaaaaaaaaagaatatagaTCACGCCCTAAACATTTAAATATCTAATCTTCATAAATCCCAGTAatagatgaaaagaaaagcggAGCGTTCATACATGGTTAGGCAATGgaatttttctttagtTCTTCTTAAGCATCCttcacttcttctttagtATCATCCttcacttcttctttagtATCATTCttcacttcttctttagtATCATCCttcacttcttctttagtACCATCCTTAGCAtctatttcttctcctttagTGTCATCCTTAGCATCtgtttcttctcctttagTGTCATCCTTAGCAtctatttcttctcctttggATTCCTCCCCACTATTGCTTGCCTTGGCCAATTCAGGATAAATAAAAGTCCTGACCAACTTCTGAAAAGGTTCTTTGTTGTTCTCTAATCTAAACGAAATGCCGTCCTCTGTCCATTTTAACGTATAATTGATCTCCCTTGCAAATGTCTTGTCAATCTCCATCTGATTATCGTTGTTGGCAGCATATCTTGAAACTGCATACCAAAATTTAGGACTGGTGTACTCGTTGATGATCGCACGAACAGAGTTGTTCTTGTGAGATCTTTGCAATAAATACCTGAAAAATAGCACTAGGAACTCCTTCTCACTCTTGGTTCGAGAATCGTAGTTGCAGTTTTTCACATAGCTCAATAGCATCTTCTTGTAAAGCTCCTTTCTAATTCCCTGGCTCAAATCAAGGTTCAACCAACTGGAAAGCTGGATGATGGCTATCGCATTGTGAATCTCGTTTTCGTAGCAAAACCTGTTGACGAGAGTCTTGAGCTGTGATATGTCAAACGATCTGTCCCTGACACATTCCTTGAATAGCCTTTCTGCCTGGTCCATCTCACCATAAAATGTGTAGGTCTGCATGTATTGATCATGGTTAAGTTCCCCAAACACATCTTTGTTCTCATCGATGAAGTCCAAAAAGTCGTCACATGTCTCGTATAGGTACTTGTTGTTGCCCATAATCTTGTAGAACATCTTTTGCAGTGGGAACTTGTTCTCCAACATCACATCCAACAACTTGCGGCCTGGTGCATAGCCAACAAGTTGATAAATGCACTGCCAGGTGGAAAATTTCACCGGAATATGCTTCGAGATAAACGACAAAGTCGCATCAAGCGTCATCTCCACAGTTGAGAGCCTCTTGACGCGGCGGTTCGTGCTCAacgtgaagaaaaagtagttGTAGGGCAAGATGTCTTTTGCCAAAACCGTGTTTTTCCCAACTGTGTTGATGAAATGCCTGATACTGACAAAGTCTCCCTCACGGCGCAAGTGCAAAAGGTAAGTATTCAATGTCTCCCTCGATATTTGCTTTGCTATGTCATCTCTGGCCAAATACGACTCGACCCTCTTCACAATTTCATGACTTGCGTTTCCATGTGCAGTACCGCGGCAAATCATGTTAATGTATGCCTCTATCCTCGAGATGGCCTCCTCATTAACATCTCCAACTTCCGGAGAAATTGGAATTTCAAACATCTCCCTTCCAAGTGTCGATGGTGGAGCTCTTgacttgaaaaaaaagtcatcCACAAAGTCTGGTTGGTTTGAAAAATCGTTCTCTGGGCTGTTCGCATAATCAATAAACGTGTTCACGATCTTCTCCATAATACGCATCGTTTCAGCATTCTCCATCTCTGGACTCTGTATATCAGTTCCCTGATATCTACCGAATGATTCTCTGACCTTTGTTTTCCTGCTCTTTGGAATAAACGGCATGTCCAAATCCGAGTTTTTGTTTATCTCCTTGAGCTTGTGAAGCACAGTGCTCATCTTTTCAACTGTGTCACTCTCATCTGCAACCTGAAGTGTGCCTTTGAATGGACCCTGGACATATCCAACTTGGGAAATGTGCCGTCTTCCCATTCCAGGTTTGGCAAGTCTCTTCGCATAGATGCTGGTTATACGTCCGCATCTGGACAGCTTTGTGAGTGCGTTAAACATTTTCTCCTACTCTAATTTTGATAGTTCAATGCAGACAAATGGTTATTTGCTCggaaaataatgaaatagtGAAAAGCATACTTTATCTACGTGGGTGGGTTGGaagatctttttt encodes:
- a CDS encoding uncharacterized protein (BUSCO:EOG09264IQ7), with amino-acid sequence MSGIISSLFWGGSKGKKAENGKSLGGLFGKSSKLNKQDIQKKENKRHVIHVDRKLEEQKEEEKEHLEEQKLRELQEAEKRERKKSRKEKAKMKQENEEKKEDEEDPDLEARYFAKLEKNESKEEDEEEEEKEEEEEEDKEEVKDKEEVKGAKDEASRTEQEKENGQETKPAPEAKNIIMKTEEMKKAERTIFVGNVPSAAMKNKQSIKKFKRVFTDYVKGDPNIERQPIQSLRFRSLHTETGASRKAAYITKKVDENAVVNSYIVFKNEEDSLKAIELNGVIFMDHHLRIDHLTHPRKQENKLCVFVGNLGFEENEESLWKFFSEKLEESEDKEEDSVSDSVVTNVRIVRDTKTNFGKGFAIVQFKDVNYVEKALLLNGQKLTGGEKPRKLRIARCKSIKKTMKQGEKRKKRARDHFDSNLTQKQRSVIGRAHNVLGKRDRSEVGMPVVEGERAQEGVPIRGLTKGRGGKKRGKDGKKLRWSKRRKRA